In the genome of Ictalurus punctatus breed USDA103 chromosome 3, Coco_2.0, whole genome shotgun sequence, the window ctgctgattttgtacgtttgcccactgacaaagaaatgatcagtctataattttaatggtaggtttatttgaacagtgagagacagaataacaacaaaaaaattcagaaaaacgcatgtcaaaaatgttataaattgatttgcattttaatgagggaaataagtatttgaccccctctcaatcagaaagatttctggctcccaggtgtcttttatacaggtgacgagctgagattaggagcacactgttaaagggagtgctcctaatctcagcatgttacctgtataaaagacacctgtccacagaagcaatcaatcaatcagattccaaactctccaccatggccaagaccaaagagctctccaaggatgtcagggacaagattgtagacctacacaagtctggaatgggctacaagaccattgccaagcagcttggtgagaaggtgacaacagttggtgcgattattcgcaaatggaagaaacacaatagaactgtcaatctccctcgacctggggctccatgcaagatctcacctcgtggagttgcagtgatcatgagaacagtgaggaatcagcccagaactacacgggaggatcttgtcaatgatctcaaggcagctgggaccatagtcaccaagaaaacaattggtaacacactacgccgtgaaggactgaaatcctgcagcgctcgcaaggtctgctgctcaagaaagcacatatacatgcccgctgaagtttgccagtgaacatctgcaTGGTTCAGGGGACAACTGGGtttaagtgttgtggtcagatgagaccaaaatggagctctttggcatcaactcaactcgccgtgtttggaggaggaggaatgctgcctatgaccccaagaacaccatccccaccgtcaaacatggaggtggaaacattatgctttgggggtgtttttctgctaaggggacaggacaacttcactgcatcaaagggacgatggacggggccatgtaccgtcaaatcttgggtgagaacctccttccctcagccagggcattgaaaatggctcgtggatgggtattccagcatgacaatgacccaaaacacacggccaaggcaacaaaggaatggctcaagaagaagcacattgaggtcctggagtggcctagccagtctccagaccttaatcccatagaaaatctgtggagggagctgaaggttcgagttgccaaacgtcagcctcgaaaccttaatgacttggacaagatctgcaaagaggagtgggacaaaatccctcctgagatgtgtgcaaacctggtggccaactacaagaaacgtctgacctctgtgattgccaacaagggtttttgcaccaagtactaagtcatgttttgcagaggggtcaaatacttatttccctcattaaaatgcaaatcaatttataacatttttgacatgcgtttttctggattttcttgttgttattctgtctctcactgttcaaataaatctaccattaaaattatagactgatcatttctttgtcagtgggcaaacgtacaaaatcagcaggggatcaaatacttttttccctcactgtatatatacaaacctaATCAGATtagtaatggctgacggctgaggacaattcagacacacgtgaaaccaTAACCAAtaacagaacggggaggagacataacagaaacataaacaaatgcacatgtcgaaatgtcacgattgtcaaccaGGGAAAAGCACatgctcgcgcacctgctcgtgcacgtgcgctcacatgctccacagcgcgctgcttaaaggggaactcgtgacagagctccccccaaaggcactcctcccggagtgccatgaaacatccatctccattgACGGCCCCAGCCCCctgggcagaatgtcccaagcagagccacaAGACCGCACGGCGTTCTTGgcgaaacaaaaaagcagagtgACATacacagcagagcaggaaagcagagcgacgggCTCCGCAGTGCAGTAAAGCAGAGCATCGTCCTTGGCGGGacatgaaagcagagcgacgtcctcggcggaacaggaaagcagagcgaagttcacagcagagcaggaaagcagagcgacatcctcggcgaTGCATGAAGGCATagtgatgtcctcagcggaacatgaaagcggagcgacatcTCCGGCTGAACAGGAAATTGGAGCGACATCCCCgtcggagcagggaagcagagcgacgtcctcagcagagcagggaagcagagcgacgtcctcggccgaacgggaaggcagagcgaagttcTCAGCCGAAcgggaaggcagagcgaagttcTCGGCTGAAcgggaaggcagagcgaagttcTCGGCTGAAcgggaaggcagagcgaagtgctcggctgaacaggaaggcagagcgaagttctcagcagaacaggaaagcaTAGCtgcgtcctcggcggagcaggaaggcagagcgacaaccTCGGCTGAAGAGAAAGGTAGAGGGATGTCCTCGGCTGAagaggaaggcagagcgacgtcctcggtggagcagggaagcagagcgacgtccttggctgaacaggagggcagagcgacgtcctcggctgaacaggagggcagagcgacgtcctcggctgaacaggagggcagagcgacatcctcggctgaacaggagagcagagcgacatcctcggctgaacaggagggCAGCGCGACGTCCTCTGCTGGACAGGagggcagagcgatgtcctcggctgGACAGGAGGGCAGCGCAACGTCCTCGGCTGGAcaggagggcagagcgacgtcctcgactggacagggaagcagagcgacgtcctcggctgaacaggagggcagagcgacgtcctcggctgaacaggagggtagagcgacgtcctcggctgaacagggaagcagagcgacgtcctcggctgaacaggagggcagagcgacgtcctcggctgaacaggagggcagagcgacgtcctcggctgaacaggagagcagagcgacgtcctcggctgaacaggagggcagcgcgacgtcctcggctggaCAGGAGGGCAGCGCGaagtcctcggctgaacaggaaagcagagcgacgtcctcggctgaacagaagcgcagagcgacgtcctcggctgaacaggagggcagagcgacatcctcggctgaacaggagggCAGAACGAAGTACGCAACAgtgcagggaaacagagcgacgtATGCAGCAGTGCAGGGAAACAGAGGGACTTCTGCAGTggaacaggaaagcggagcgaagTTCCCAGCAGAACAAGAAAGCGGAGTGACGTCCTTGGTTGAgtaggaaagcagagtgacgtcctcggctgagcaggaaagcagagcgacgtcctcggctgagcagaaaagcagagcgATGTACTCAGCAAagcctgcaggctgaacttggctggtcatgtcagcagactgggacgtgagcagagcttggttgtccatgtcaacagatacttggttgtgcatgtcagcagacatggacgtgagcagagcttagTTGTCCGTTTCAGCAAACTTAGGTGTGTACAGAACTCGGCTGTCCTTGTCGGCTGACTCGGGCGTGTGCAGAACTTGGCCGTCCTTGTCGGCGGACTCGACCGTGAGCAGAACTCGGCCGTCCTTGTCGGCGGACTCGGCCGTGAGCAGAACTCGGCCGTGAGCAGAACTCGGCCGTCCTTGTCGGCGGACTCGGCCGTGAGCAGAACTCGGCGGTCCTTGTCGGCGGACTCAGCCGTGAGCAGAACTCGGCGGTCCTTGTTGGTGGACTCGGCCGTGAGCAGAACTCGGCGGTCCTTGTCGGCGGACTCGGCCGTGAGGAGAACTCGGCCGTCAGTGTCGGcggactcaggcgtgagcagggCTTGGTCGGCCATGTCGGCGGACTCGAACGTGAGCAGGGCTTGGTCGGCCGTGTTGGCCGACTCGGACGTGAGCAGGGCTTGGTCGATCATGTCGGCTTATTTGGGCTCGAGCAGAACTTGGTGggccgtgtcagtagacttgggcttgagcagaacttggtcggccatgttaacagacacttgggacagtagctGGGCTTTACAGTGTATCTGTGGAGCTGAGACTGACTCCTgaacctcaggctggagctctggtgcTGGGGCCTCCCTGTTGatctctagctggagctcggcaggtgagcccacctcgtgagTCTGAGGTTCGAGCTTAGTGGTCACCAGGTTAACCTGCGGCTGGGGCTCTGCATGAgcttgcctgtagtagtgggtaaacggcagggcaggtttgcctgccagacttaccccccaaaagttgttctagctcgacCCTCAcctccggactcccgaaccgcatcatgaactcccccacaaactgttctacactgtccaggttcctacagtgcttatccagttggAGCTGCACCCAAAGAACTGGcaccacatgaatcggagccattgcttctcctctggcttagggtctaacaggctggagaaatagaattgacagtctaccagaaaatattccggagcaccgaaaaatccgtcaaatggatcaggaagctccataaatgtccattgtgggaattggactgagtccatagcgggacggttggcgtcgacttccgggttctgcattttctctgttctcctgctgcatccatgtttcggcggaatattctgtcacgtatcttGAAGTAACAAGCGCAGgataacagttttatttaagagagagacaggcagacatatccaaaacgtgatccacaaacgtaatccagtaacatgcaaagttcagacaatcggcaaacaggcatacacagggctaggcttattaataaaggtgatacattctatcaaatgacacatcgaattgacattttgtagtaatctGGACAATTTaattgaacaaaaaaacaaacaggtgaGTTACATggaaaaaagtgagtacacccctatatttatcacaccttcaaatccataaaattagagtCACGTGTTgagggtgccagtgattagaacctgtcttatttatacccctctcatatctagtgtcagGTGTTCCCTTTggtattgaggtgtgtggtgtcatcatgccaagatctaaagagttctataaggccttcagaaaaaaaggttgtggatgccaaTGAGGCTTGCAAGGGATTTAAAACGATCTCCAAGTTATTTGAAgttacatcattccactgtaaggaaaatcatctacaagtcgcacagatttcaaacgactgatACAAAAAGCTCCAAGAAccacaaaatttcatcacagtttCTGCTAGTACGCCTTGCAACTGTTGGTaccaaagtgcatgcttctataatcagaaagagattgcacaaatttgacccgCATGAGAGTCGttccaggaaaaagcctttgctgtctaaaaagaagagcaagactacagtttgccagtgagcatataggaAAAGACCAGGCATTTTAGAATAAAGcactctggacagacaaatcaaagatagagttgtttggccacagtaatagCAGACGTGTTTGGTgatgaccaaagacagcttttcagtcaaaacacctcataccaactgtgaagcatggtggtggaaatgttatggtttcggattgcttcgctgcctcagggactggagagcTTGCAaacattgattcaactatgattCTGCATCATGTCAAAGAGTGCAAAGCCCAgttttgaatcccattgaaatgttgtggggggattggAAACAGGCAGTACACGTGAGAAAATCTTtgaacatcttgcaactgaaagaatactgCATGGAAGTGTGGTCACAAATTTCAGCAAtccgatgtcagagactggtggacaaatatgcaaaacgcctacaagaagttatttctgctaaagggggcaatactagcttctgagaccaagggtgtacttactttttccacaaaatatcacatctattgatgtttttaatgaataaattattgaaaaagctcattttccctttggttttgttcaagcatatcaacttcattaatagtcACTGTTTCAAAAGCggtcaaatgtttgcttgcccaaatatgtcaacaaagccaacagtttccatggggtgtagttattttttcacatgactgtagctGTTATTAAATGTTACATTTGCTAATATAAAATTTGCACATTTGCAATTCAATAACTGTCTAGGTTGGTTCAGCCAccaaatcagaaaaaaagaaggctTCAACAGACTGTTAAGACTGCTGAGAGGATCACCCTGCCCACTCTACAGGACTTGTACTGCTCCAGTGTCAGgaagtggaaagaaaaaagatccGACACACCCAAGCCATAACCTCACTGAAATTCTCCCCCCGGTAGGCGCTATAGAGCACTCTGCACTAAAACAACAAGGCACAAAAACATTGGCTGTGTTCGAAAtcatgtactgtgacagtacctaatgcgtttgattcagtacctactgctctgCCAGTGACGCAGTACATACCAATCACAACaagtgtgtagtatgaatacaatccggatgtactacatctgccatgttggcattgtcatgtgacctacaattTAAAAAGAGCCGTCAAGTTGCATTCCACCATTTTTTATTCGGACAGCACTTCCAGTGCCAGTCTCATTGCCTTATGGGACAGCACAGTGTCCATtgcttccatactgcagaatatctccggaagcagtaggtcatccgggtatttcttgcctactgttttatgaatacttaGAATTCAAAAACATACAACTCCTTTGGCACACTGCTTTACACCTACagtatagtagggtagtagggatattcggatGCAGCCACAGTGTTTTTATCTCCCTCATGAACAGTTAATACGgacaataattttatttttagtggAATTGTTGGGCAATATATTGCTGCTCCTTTGTAATCGACTGGTTcacatgtgttttttgttttgtttttttacataccTGTTGGACATATGTAATACTGTCTATACTGTGTATTTGttatatttgtctttatttactatatccttttattctgttcttttttccactttaataCAATTCCTTACTACATGTTGTACCCCACTGTGTGTGGCACTGAATGCAAGTATCAGAAGCACCTGTAAGCCAGAAACAAATTCCTCCTGTGTGAAAACACACGTGGACAATAAAGCTGTTTGTATTCTACTCTAAACAATTACATGCACTGTCTTTATGTGAAAATTATAAACAGTACCTGGCCTCAGCATTTTGGACAATGGGGGGCAGCTGCTGGTGATCCCCTACAAGAACAAACCGCTGGGCATAGAAGAGTGGTCCTAAGCACACAGGCTGGCTGATCTGAGACGCCTCATCCACAATGCAGAAATCAAAGCGCCGTCGGCTGAAGATTGGGTGCTTCACACCCATACATGTAGTGGCTACAACAAGCTGATGAGAGAAGGATGAGAGAAGGATGAGAGCTCTGCTTTTAGGTaacacatttacaaataaagtaCAGCACCTCATCTCACTGACCTTCTAGAAAGGAATGTTATCCTGTCCCAAACAAGCGTAAGTAAAACCGCAATCATTTTCCCCCATTTGAGTCAACTACACTCCACCTATCCTTTAAGGTTGCACATTTAGCAATATCCCAAAGGTCAGAGACGTATTGCATATTTTAATGCGTTCACAACATACAGAGTTACACAAACAAGATATTAAAGCAACTGTACTAATTTAAAACAGCGTGTGTGTTAAGATGGGTATAAGTGCAACAGTTTGGCAACATACATTAAGCAGgaagttggggttttttttcccagaaaaGTAAATCAATTCATCAAAATGGACGATATATTATGTTTTACTTAAAAGAGACATGAGCACATACAggctttttcagattttttgcTCTAGCCTGCTCTTAGCCTGCATTATGTGTACCTCTTGGTTATAGAGATCCTCCAGCTGCTCAAGGGTGTTGATTCCCTTGGTCCGATTCTGCTCCTcgtgtcatgattcccccttgaagcagcgtgctctaagcgcgaatgcgcgagcacctgcttttcattgttgacagtagtgacatctggacacgtgtgtttagtttatgtttctgtcatgtctcctccctgttctgtcattggctgggatttcacatgtgtctgtattgccctcagctgctagcagtttagacgctgatcatgtccccatatataccgcgcgcctcccagcacacggcggaAGATTAttgtagagttagattagttcgtttagtagtcatagtcacgttccatgtttagagttagttcacgctggattatcccctcccagttcctcgtcatagttcatgtttctagttttgtttatcgaccctgttttccgtgaccacgaccttgattcatgtttaaccctgtgtatgcctgtttgccgatcgcctgaccttcgcctgttttggatcacgttttggatttgcctgcctgtctctcttttaaaataaacaactgttcatactgcaattacatccgtcctatctccactacgtcacgatacgtgacagaatcttccgcctaaacatggatgcagcaggagaacggagaaaacgcagaacccggaagtcgacgccaaccgtccccgctatggactcaatccaattcccacaatggacaattatggagcttcctgatccatttgacggattttttgGTGCCCCAGAATAtttctggtagactgtcaattctatttctccagcctgttagaccctaagccagaggagaagcaatggctccgattcatgtggtcccagttctttggaccggcccgtcagtgggtgcagctccaactggataagcactgtaggaacctggacagtgtagaacagtttgtgggggagtTCATGATGTggttcgggagtccggaggcgagGGTCGAGAACAACTTTTCGgggggggtaagtctggcaggcaTACCTGCCCTGctgtttacccactactacaggcaagcTCATGCagagccccagccggaggttaacctggcgacctctgagctcgaacctgagacccatgaggtgggctcacctgccgagctccagctagaggtcaacagggaggctccagcatcagagccccagccggaggttaacctggcgacctctgagctcgaacctgagacccacgaggtgggctcacctgccaagctccagctagaggtcaacagggtgGCCCCAGCATCAGAGCCCCAGCCGCAGGTTAACCTGGCAACCTCAGaactcgaacctgagacccacaaggtgggctcacctgccgagctccagctagaggtcaacagggaggctccagcaccagagctcaaccctgaggtccaagtccagtctccagtctctgaagtccaagtcaagtctcaagtctctgaagtccaagtcaggtctcaagtctctgaaatccaagtcaagtctcaagtccctgaggtccaagtccaagtcaagtctctagtctctgaagtccaagtcaagtctcaagtccctgaggtctaagtcaagtctcaagtccctgaggtccaagcctcaagtctctgaaatccaagtcaagtctcaagtctctgaaatccaagtcaaatctcaagtccctgaggtccaagtccaagccaagtctcaagtccctgaggtccaagtccagtctccagtctctgaagtccaggtcaagtctcaagttcctgatgtcacaCCCAAGTCTACTGGGTatacggccgaccaagttctgcccacgcccaagtctaacgacacggccgaccatgttctgctcaagcccgagtctaccgacctGGTCGCCTAAGTTCAGCGGttgcccaagtctactgacatggccgaccacgttctgctcacatCCAAGTTTACTGatacagccaaccaagttctgctcaagcccaagtctattgatatggccgaccaagttctgctcacgcctgagtctactgatatggccgaccaagttctgcccacgcccaagtctaacgacatggccgaccacgttctgctcaagcccgagtctaccgacccggtcgcccaagttcagcccacgcccaagtctaccgacccggtcgcccaagttcatcccacgccagagtctgctgacacgcacagccaagttctgctcatgcccgagtctgctgacacgcacagccaagttctgcgcACGCCCGAGTATGCTGACATGCagagccaagttctgctcacgcccgagtctgctgacacgcacagccaagttccgctcatgtccgggtctgctgacacgcacagccaagttctgttcaagcccgagtctgctgacacgcacagccaagttctgctcatgtccgagtctgctgacacggacaaccaagtgtctgttgacacggacaaccaagctctgctcacatcccagtctgctgacatgaccagccaagttcagcttgcaggctccgctgagtacgtcgttctgccttcctgctcagccgaggatgtcgctttgccttcctgctcagccgaggatgtcgctctgccctccagttcagccggggacgtcactccgctttcatgctccgccgaggatgtcgctctgccttcatgctccgccaaggtcgttgctcagcctgcctgcccggctgtggtcgtcgctctgctttcatgctccgccgaggacttccctcagcctgcctgcccagctgtggtcgtcactccgctttcatgctctgatGAGGACGtcaccctgcttccctgctctgctgagtacagcactctgtttttctgttcagccgaggatgtcgctctgctttcctgctccgccgaggatgttgctctgccttcatgctccgccgaggttgttgctcagcctgcctgcccggctgtggtcgtcgctccgctttcatgctccgccgaggacttcgctcagcctgcctgcccggctgtggtcgtcgctccactttcatgctccgacaaggacgtcgccctgcttccctgctctgctgagtacagcactctgtttccctgttcagccgaggacgtcactctgctttcctgctctgccgaggatgtcgctctgccttcatgctccgccgaggacttcgctcagtctgcctgccctgctgtgaatgtcactctgcttccctgctccgccgaggtcgtcgctctgcctttatgctccgccgaggacttcacTCAGCCTGCCTGCTGAGCTGTGGTCGTCactctgcctccctgttcagccagggacgTCGCGCCGCTTCCCTGcaccgccaagaacaccgtgcggtttcctgcttgggacattcagtacagggggccggggccgccaatgaaatgggatgactcatggcactccgggaggagtgcctttgggggggggttctgtcatgattcccccttgaagcagcgtgctctaagcgcgactgcgcgagcacctgcttttccattgttgacagtagtgacatctggacacatgtgttttgtttatgtttctgtcatatctcctccctgttctgtcattggctgggatttcacgtgtgtctgtattgccctcagctgctagcagtttagacgctgatcatgattcatgtttaaccctgtgtatgcctgtttgccgatcgtctgaccttcgcctgttttggatCACATTTTGGAtatgcctgcctgtctctcttttaaaataaacgactgttcatactgcaattgcatccgtcctatctccgctctgtcacgatacgtgacaccTCGGTGAAGGGCAAGATGTCACAGTGCACTTTCTGAGCTCGGCCCAGGCGCAGGAAGCCTACCTTAAACTTCTTCAGCTTCAGCAAAATGTTGTCTACTGCTGAATGAGTATAGCTGGTCAGGAGCACGCTGAAGCCACAGGCGTGCAGAATACGCTCGGAAGAGCAAACAGATATGTAAAAGGTACCGAATGTCACATCATGAGGATACTATTCTCATAAACAAGATATAAACACAGATTTGATAGGATTTATAGATTATGCCTCTTATTCTTATCAGAGTACATGTTGGTGGTAGTTTTCCCAGTGCCAGCCATTCCAACTATAAGCGTGTAGTCTCTGGACAACAGTACCTTTTTCATGGCCTGCTTTTGAGGTTTGTTGCGCCCTAAGGAGCAAAATATGACACGTATGACAATGTCTGACAGTATACGAATATCATCCCAAATAAGGAGCAGCTTAATCGCTCTGGCAAATCTATGGTAAAAACAGTGATCGGTGGTAATTATGGTGAAACACAGAGGTTGCTTAAAAATAGCAATAACAACAGACTATGGACCAAGCCCAAGTCATGAAAGAATATAAACTAAGACACCTTTCAGAATGTTGGCTACAGTGTCCTTGGCCTCTCGGGGCAGCACACTGCTGAGGCTATCGATGAACTGAGGAGGCTTAAACTCCACAATGAGCTGCCTCAGCCTTTCACTGTCAGACAGAGCAACACAGTCAGAACCATGACTGATCAGTAGACATCAAGCCAGGAATGCAGTTATTATCCTTAAAAATAACACCGCCGAATCAGTGTATAAGAATACAGACCTATTTGGCGAGTTCTCCATCAGCATGGAGAGGTTTCCAAGATGAGTGCTCAAGCCTCCAGTGCCCTCATCTTGACCCAGACGGAATACCATATCTGAAGAATTCTTAGAGAGAtttctaaaacagtgaaaaatggTCACTGTGTTAACAGCAGGTTTAATTTATAATGCACTTTTCTCAAAATGAAGGTAAGAAATTCTGGACAGGTGTACATGGAGACGATAGTTCTAGGTGGGCCGGAGCACTGCTAGTTAGAGGATTGGGGAATTTAAGTAACGAGTCAAATGATACCAAACATATATGAATGGTTTAATATAGACATCTACCTTGAACAAAAACACCCCTGAGAGTATAATAATGAGATTTAAgctaatctaaaaaaaaaaaaagaaaagaaaagtgggcAACGTAAACTAGATTGTGACTTACTTATCCAAAGAACATGTCACTCCTGTGTTTGTGATCTCGGTGACGTATCCAGCAGCTATACCAATGAACCTGGAGTCCTGGTCACTGATCACCTCTCTGTCCCCGACTAGCAGTATGATGAGTACATGCTCTCCTTGCCTGCGCTTAAAGTGATGCACATAAACACCACCAGAGAGAGCAGTCATCC includes:
- the LOC108261390 gene encoding DNA replication ATP-dependent helicase/nuclease DNA2, coding for MSLLSLREKNVGCVGNMVLAGRMTALSGGVYVHHFKRRQGEHVLIILLVGDREVISDQDSRFIGIAAGYVTEITNTGVTCSLDKNLSKNSSDMVFRLGQDEGTGGLSTHLGNLSMLMENSPNSERLRQLIVEFKPPQFIDSLSSVLPREAKDTVANILKGRNKPQKQAMKKVLLSRDYTLIVGMAGTGKTTTICSSERILHACGFSVLLTSYTHSAVDNILLKLKKFKVGFLRLGRAQKVHCDILPFTEEQNRTKGINTLEQLEDLYNQELVVATTCMGVKHPIFSRRRFDFCIVDEASQISQPVCLGPLFYAQRFVLVGDHQQLPPIVQNAEASWESC